Part of the Zingiber officinale cultivar Zhangliang chromosome 6A, Zo_v1.1, whole genome shotgun sequence genome, catcaccagtcgactggtatcgaaaaaatgagcttacagagacattctgtgctcaaaaacactgttaccagtcgactggtaccctatttctgaaaaaatcagccttttcaggccaacttcagaaatacaccagaaattctctagacctccaaaaatccccaaattttgtggagaggtctattgtacccttgtctacttgggaaaaatatatataaaaatatatttatcacagatcccaagattgacacaaaattcaaaactagctaaatagttcaattgaacattgacctaaaatcctagttttggcttcctcttgatgtatctgcccatactaaaccataatgcatcactagcattagtttatatgacatctatacatcaaaaactaattttcatgcaatatgaacccaattcatatttctatgcatgaaacatatcccaattgtgccaacccactaggttagaggcttaagtctgtctcctaaccacttggcacatttgataacccatctaccatgggtcccaaaggctcttcctaaccttaggaatcttaaccttagtcacctcccttggtgactcatccactatggctaggccacttgaTTGCACctcggtgacacttggcctacaaaactcaccttcttaaccttagatacattgtttttggttaatttcttcttgtccttaaccttggacatcccatccttgccataattatatgccaccctagcatattccttcttattggccttagatgactctcccttatccttggtcacacctcccttaccaatgtcatgtgctaccttagcacttgacctccttttggtcttggagggacctaatttgatatttttgggtctttgaccacccaaatacatgtcaagtactttaggtccaataatgaacctctctaggactttctccatttcctcaagctttgtcttcaagacttgattttccaattctaagattctaaccctagaatcaacatgtccatcatggacattcctagacctacccttcctaggcatgtgtctccccttcttgggattaatgcttaggttttcacccactttcattcccttaggaaaagtggtttgggtcttattaggtctacccttagtgtatgatttcttaggattatctaccatgttaaccctatttctatcattatacctaaatccatgattatgcttaggtaaataatctacattatttctaacaagcatataagaattggagactggattaaacttcaaaatagggattaccttcccttttacttttgaagctcccccttgacttgtgctcctcttcttttcccatttcttcaagtgcgccaatttcttgagctctcctctccttgggcactttgtgtggtagtgaccccactcaccacatgtaaagcacctaatgtgcttcttctccttcttcttcctacaactcacattagtttctaaattaactttagtgagtttagggtttacctcctttaccttcttgagcgaaggacacctactcttgtagtgccccatcttaccacactcaaagcatttgatgtgatcctttgtgctcttcttggtagttgaggtggagggttgagcttccaagatctcctcttccttggattgctcttcttcctcttcacttgaagatgtgggcggttccacttcttcctcccttgaagatgtggatgatacctcctcatcttccttctcctcctaagatgttgagctcgtgtcaacattcgattgatccttctcttcttggatttgtgtaggactctcatgaagtgcaattacctttttccaaaggtcacttgcattctcgtattcacctacattcaatatcgcattaggaggtaataaattaattaaaattctagttacctccttgtccgtctccgattgctccctttgctcatcggtccaatatcgacgtcggagacgctttcccttcttgtccattggagctttaaacggttcctccaacgcaatccattggttccaattcatttggaaccacatctccatgcgcttcctccaatagtcgaagtcctcgcgctcgtatggaggtgggattcggatgtcccatccgagaggtccctccgactccatcttcttcctctagccgctctcttggcgattagtccaacaagagctcacctagctctgataccacttgttgggaccttgacgtccgctagagggggggtgaatagcgtctcacccaaatcgtcacttcctacacttgttagtacgcagcggaatacaaaaacaaactaacaaatacgaaagttaacctaaaacaagaaagaagaagacaacaaaccaaacacaaaccctaacacaaggtgtttacgtggttcggagataacttgctcctactccacggcgtgtccgtaaggtggacgatccctcaatccgtcggtggattagtccccggcaaactccggctagctcaacctccttgtgggtggagaaacctcaccacaactccaaccaagatcacttggacacaagagatccttgagcactttggtgactactaattaggctttaaccaagtctaatttcgtcaccttggccggccatcccaagctccttcttatagagtttggaacaaatcagtaagctgatttgcccgttaccagtcgactggttcgactggtccttgcaccagtcgactggtgtcagcccaacggctctctcaacggctatctacagtgcaccagtcgactgctacagtcaccagtcgactgctacagtactgctacagtaacgctacagtaaccctaattctaggattttacctcgagtacattcactcaacactcgttctcgcccgacaaacctagacctagccttctaacttcctccatcagccttgcgtccctcggatacctccccatccttcacgtcttgccttctggagcttccatcggccttgtcattattgtcgggtcttccttttccaagagatcgcgcctccgggacttcatccattgccaagtcacacttggacttacgttgccaagactacatgcttggacttacaccgccaagactcatccttggactttcctcctttgccaagatcacacttggacttacgttgccaagactacatgcttggacttacaccgccaagactcacccttggactttccttgttgtacctgtatcctgcacactcacaatgcatatcaaatacaacaataaacctaacttaaacctttgcccaaacatcaaaacttagggcacctagattgctccaacagtatttaacttagaaatttttcaaaagacatatttaatttttattttatttctcttaccGGCTATTATGATGTtgcatttaaaaaataatattagtaTTGGACTTTAGAGATCAATACTACTGTCATACTATATTTCATACATCAACACTACTAATAttgtataattttaaaatcagcACAGTAgtgatattgatttttaaaatataaaatattataatttgaaATCCAACATCATAGTAATCCAACAtcataattagaaccgtaaatgAAGTAAGTATCCATTAATAAGTTTGATgttcaatttgataaaaatttgtttatattcgttcaatatacataaaattaattaaataaataaacttgaatagCTCGTTAAATTAAGCAAATAAGTTTGAATATATGTTTAGTTCATTAACATTTATAAACAATATTCgtaaacaatgttcatgaaccatattcagTAATAACATTCttatcaatatgttaaataaataataaaataaaaaaataaatttgaattatcagTTCAATAAcgaatcaaacaattaaaagtttcaaacaatcaaataattttgaattgagagttcaatagtatctaaacgaatcaaattcaagtcaagtttgaattgagagctcaataacATTTAAATAAGTCAAGCTCAAACCAAATTTTAAACAAactcaagctcaagctcataaaaaataaatcaaacaagcttgaataaatcattttaaaagcttTGTTCATTTTAAGCccggttcattttaagctcaactcaacttgattatcttatcaaataagtttgaacatccTAAATTTTAGCTTATTTATAGCCCTAACTATCGTGATGATGTTCTTTAGATGCATCACAAGAGTAGTCAGTGGGAGcttagaaagaaaataaataaataaataaataaatctatctgtctttaaaaatcagaagatttTTGTAATTTTAAGTGCGTCTGCTAAACTTATTTTGATAAACAATTGAGTTTGATTTCTTCCCACCAAATTGAACCGTCTGGTGAAAAGTGGCAATTTCGTAATTATTAGGCACCGTAGGCAGCATTGATACTGTCTTCCGCTTCACTTCATTCTCCgctccgaccaccaccaccaccgctGCCACTTTGCTTGCTTCGCCCGCTTCGCGGTTCAAAAAAGCTCCCTCTTTTTCGCCTCCCGATTTCTGATAATACGATCCGTCCCTTGTGTGGAGAGCGAAGGGGGGGCCGACGGATGGGGAATAGGATCGGCAGCGGCAGGCGGCGGCGGCCGGTCGAGGATCGCCTCACGCGGCCGCAGCGCCTCGTCCGACAGCCGGACGACGTGGACTACAACAAGCTCCGGAAGCTCATTCTCGCCCGGAAGCTCGCCCCTTGCTTCGACGCCCTCGACGAACCCTGTCTCCGCGACGACCTAGAGGAATGCCCGATCTGCTTCCTCGTAACCCTCGCTTGCCCTATCACTCCCAAACATTGAATCTTTTTGTTTTTTCAGTGGATCTCGATGAGAAAAATTTGACCCTTTTCTTTGCGAGCAGTACTTTCCCAGCCTGAATCAATCTCGGTGCTGCTCCAAATGCATTTGCACTGGTAAGGGGTGCTTAATCGCTTGTTGTTTCTGATGCCATTTTCATGGAAAGCTTAGTTGTTTCTTTAATGTGAATTGCAGAGTGTTTCCTGCAGATGAAGCCTTCTGTTGCGGATCATCCTGTTCAGTATCCTATGTGATCTGTATCTCCATTAAGCTCCGTCTCTCTTTCTACTTAACTTATTGGTCTGATTGTAATCTTAGTTCTTGTGATATTAATTGCTGAAATCGTAAAATGCTATTCTGAAaaggaaaactatatatatacaGATTTTATCTGTAGTTGTCTCTGGATTGTTGCTAATGATAAACTTctatgaaaaatgaatttttggaGCTCTTTTACGAAAGAATAATGTTAGTTCTATTCTTGCTGTGGCACCTCTTATATGACTGCAAAATACTGGCAGGTAATTCTTTGCTCAATCAACAATCCATACAATACCCCACCCCTATTTTGATTGCCATCAAGGGTGACCATTAGATCTCTCTTTATTCTTAGTTAAAAAGTGAATGAATGATTTTCACTTTTAGTTGATGACTTTTAAGAGAGTACTTAACAATCGAAGATGCCCATTCTGCAAGGCTTCCTGCTACGCAGTTGAATATCGCGGTGCTAGAACTGAGGAAGAGAAGTCCCAAGAAAAAGCTGTATGTTTTTCTTTTAAACAAGTTATGCTTCCTGCAATCCAGAAACGTAGCTGTTCTCAGTTCTCAGCTTGAGTTGATAATATCCTGAATAGAACTAAGTGATTGCGGTTCTCTGTCTTACAGGAAGAGCAAAAGGTTATTGAGGCGAAACTAAAGATGCAATGTGAAtctcaaaatttggagaaagtTATGCCCTCGGGTCATATTGCACATCTCCTAGGTCTCAAATTTCCTTTAAAACTGTAATGTGTATAGATCTTGTTTTTTCTGCTAAAAGGTTACTGAATGTTTTTCATCCATCGCAGGAGCATCACATGTTAAGGAAATGCCTGATTTTGATTGCTCTCTGATACAGGAGAATCATCATCATCTCAGTTGCTCTCGCCAAGATTATAATGACAGGTCAGTGGATTCTTCTAGCATGATCATTATTAACTCAATTGGAACAAAGTGGAAATTGATTGGCTTTTTTGTAGCTGCATGAATTTTACCAGTAAACATTTCTTGATTGATCGTATCATTTCATGCAGGAACGATAACCTTCGAGTAAATCTTGAGGAAATTATGATCATGGAAGCAATATGGGATTCTTTTCACGTG contains:
- the LOC121994559 gene encoding E3 ubiquitin-protein ligase GW2-like, encoding MGNRIGSGRRRRPVEDRLTRPQRLVRQPDDVDYNKLRKLILARKLAPCFDALDEPCLRDDLEECPICFLYFPSLNQSRCCSKCICTECFLQMKPSVADHPVQCPFCKASCYAVEYRGARTEEEKSQEKAEEQKVIEAKLKMQCESQNLEKVMPSGHIAHLLGASHVKEMPDFDCSLIQENHHHLSCSRQDYNDRNDNLRVNLEEIMIMEAIWDSFHVKDSSANILPRTSDGSCSHQPKRSLSLVECLANSLDLDSDEE